Proteins found in one Acidobacteriota bacterium genomic segment:
- a CDS encoding RluA family pseudouridine synthase: MGVRTFSATLAPDAALTRLDRLVADLWPELSRKLARKVIEAGGCFVDGARCHVPATQPRPGSRVRVCVDPDRPFVRFTLDPARVLFEDPHLLVVDKPSGVPVNLSATGQEGSLQRGVEDYLASHGLPGRPAVLHRLDTGTSGVVLFGKTPEAERRVYALFRERKVLKTYLAVVSPPPLNPAGTVRTLIARRLDRLNQYAVRRERGKEALTRYRTLHADPGAGWALLAVSPETGRPHQIRVHLAWIGCPIAGDRLYGGREDAPFFGLHAFRVSLPHPRTGDPLVVRALPPANWGAPPAGAARGPLPAVTEAFLRSGGAW; encoded by the coding sequence ATGGGCGTCCGGACCTTCTCCGCCACCCTCGCCCCCGACGCGGCACTCACGCGCCTGGACCGCCTGGTCGCGGACCTGTGGCCGGAGCTGTCCCGAAAGCTCGCGCGGAAGGTCATCGAGGCCGGCGGGTGCTTCGTGGACGGCGCCCGCTGTCACGTGCCCGCCACGCAACCCCGCCCGGGGAGCCGGGTGCGGGTCTGCGTCGATCCGGACCGCCCCTTCGTCCGCTTCACCCTGGACCCGGCCCGGGTGCTCTTCGAGGACCCCCACCTCCTGGTGGTGGACAAACCCTCGGGGGTCCCCGTCAACCTGTCCGCCACGGGGCAGGAAGGAAGCCTCCAGAGAGGGGTCGAGGACTACCTCGCTTCCCACGGTCTCCCGGGGCGCCCCGCGGTCCTGCACCGGCTGGACACCGGCACCTCGGGGGTGGTGCTCTTCGGGAAGACCCCGGAGGCGGAGCGGCGGGTCTACGCGCTCTTTCGGGAGCGGAAGGTCCTCAAGACCTACCTGGCCGTCGTCTCGCCGCCGCCCTTGAACCCGGCGGGGACCGTCCGAACCCTGATCGCCCGCCGGCTGGACCGCCTCAACCAGTACGCCGTCCGCCGGGAACGGGGCAAGGAGGCGCTGACCCGCTACCGGACGCTGCACGCCGACCCGGGGGCGGGGTGGGCGCTGCTGGCGGTGAGCCCTGAAACGGGGCGCCCGCACCAGATCCGGGTGCACCTCGCCTGGATCGGCTGTCCCATTGCGGGGGACCGCCTCTACGGCGGTCGGGAGGATGCGCCCTTCTTCGGCCTTCACGCCTTTCGGGTGTCCTTGCCCCACCCGCGGACCGGTGACCCCCTGGTCGTCCGCGCCCTGCCGCCCGCGAACTGGGGCGCCCCCCCCGCCGGCGCCGCACGGGGCCCCCTCCCCGCGGTCACCGAGGCCTTTCTCCGTTCCGGCGGCGCCTGGTGA
- a CDS encoding transglutaminase domain-containing protein: protein MLIVLLGGVAVALAGGPSFADHPGPLARLDVPESDPGSLIKRFVDPMMRGSERTGSGLDDDREHADSTARVVTADTPVYIREGNGPARPPLGSNLVMINGRIFVNYESALDPDKLPQLVIRPIDGNTRIPWLVRVMLTPRMSETSWEQGSVRVTLRFPCIFRPELSVTGVIVNGQKASYSVRAAQTADEYEVTIPVHHQDMLAADPASGCQVFLAGEMKLHPYETESARSFPNLGDVRLPDSLIGLARLIRGRDYAGEDEGRQIEALARQIVGTERNLLTVVRKVNLYVATTLRYYRNTMLRSPMQVVAEGLGDCDDFTRLMIALLRALGVPCAVAVGAIYDFNNFGAHAWVEVAVPQRDGPAWWFLCDPTLASAATDRSFFVRFRSRIYLYPTGIGISVLNMPVHYAADILMNCNDENLKKGASLQAWQAVIASFCNDLETSLQKEILAFANLSSGLAPRREFRFTPASDFILADQPPQALLFDFRSVREPDMVAKFMTSTHKAKDTSRWQVRVTAQDDLVLELGVLDEDYDLGSPDDQRFVALLQELYRQLKDSLVRNQEVRHCLEMTYGRDKHTDRLQKVTIRVNRYLLESHFGKILRLLQEGKFLLAEDSARLQTFFDICHGKNFYFLLESAYRTR from the coding sequence ATGTTGATCGTCCTGCTGGGCGGCGTTGCGGTCGCCCTGGCCGGCGGGCCGTCGTTTGCAGACCATCCCGGGCCCCTCGCCCGGCTGGACGTGCCGGAATCCGACCCCGGCTCCCTGATCAAGCGCTTCGTGGACCCCATGATGCGCGGGTCCGAGCGCACCGGTTCGGGGCTCGACGACGACCGGGAGCACGCCGACTCCACCGCCCGGGTCGTCACGGCCGACACCCCCGTCTACATCCGGGAGGGGAACGGCCCCGCGCGGCCGCCCCTGGGAAGCAACCTGGTGATGATCAACGGCCGGATCTTCGTCAACTACGAGTCGGCCCTCGACCCCGACAAACTCCCGCAGCTCGTCATCCGGCCCATCGACGGGAACACCCGGATCCCCTGGCTGGTCCGCGTCATGCTGACCCCCCGGATGTCCGAGACCAGCTGGGAGCAGGGCTCCGTCCGGGTGACCCTGCGGTTCCCCTGCATCTTCCGGCCGGAGCTGTCCGTCACCGGGGTCATCGTCAACGGGCAGAAAGCGTCGTACTCCGTCCGGGCGGCGCAGACCGCGGACGAGTACGAGGTCACGATCCCCGTCCACCACCAGGACATGCTCGCCGCGGACCCGGCATCCGGCTGCCAGGTCTTCCTCGCCGGCGAGATGAAGCTGCACCCGTACGAGACCGAGTCGGCGCGAAGTTTCCCGAACCTGGGCGACGTGCGGCTGCCCGATTCCCTCATCGGCCTGGCACGGCTGATCCGGGGCCGGGACTACGCCGGCGAAGACGAGGGGCGGCAGATCGAGGCCCTGGCGAGGCAGATCGTCGGCACCGAGCGGAACCTGCTCACCGTCGTCCGGAAAGTCAACCTCTACGTGGCCACGACCCTCCGCTACTACCGGAACACCATGCTCCGCAGCCCCATGCAGGTCGTGGCGGAAGGCCTCGGCGACTGCGACGACTTCACCCGTCTGATGATCGCCCTCCTCCGAGCCCTGGGGGTCCCCTGCGCCGTGGCGGTCGGGGCGATCTACGACTTCAACAACTTCGGGGCCCACGCCTGGGTGGAGGTGGCCGTGCCCCAGCGGGACGGGCCGGCCTGGTGGTTCCTCTGCGACCCGACCCTGGCCTCCGCCGCCACCGACCGGAGCTTCTTCGTCCGCTTCCGGAGCCGGATCTACCTCTACCCCACGGGCATCGGCATCTCCGTGCTCAACATGCCGGTGCACTACGCGGCGGACATCCTCATGAACTGCAACGATGAAAACCTGAAGAAGGGCGCGTCGCTGCAGGCCTGGCAGGCGGTGATCGCCTCGTTCTGCAACGACCTGGAAACCTCCCTGCAGAAGGAGATCCTGGCGTTCGCGAACCTCTCCTCCGGGCTGGCGCCCCGCCGCGAGTTCCGGTTCACCCCCGCCAGCGACTTCATCCTCGCGGACCAGCCCCCGCAAGCCCTCCTGTTCGACTTTCGCTCCGTCCGGGAGCCGGACATGGTGGCCAAGTTCATGACCAGCACCCACAAGGCGAAGGACACCTCCCGGTGGCAGGTCCGGGTCACCGCCCAGGACGACCTGGTCCTCGAACTCGGCGTGCTGGACGAGGACTACGACCTGGGCTCCCCCGACGACCAGCGCTTCGTCGCCCTGCTCCAGGAACTCTACCGGCAGCTGAAGGACAGCCTGGTCCGGAACCAGGAAGTCCGGCACTGCCTCGAGATGACCTACGGGCGGGACAAGCACACCGACCGGCTCCAGAAGGTGACTATCCGGGTCAACCGCTACCTGCTGGAATCCCACTTCGGGAAAATCCTCCGCCTGCTCCAGGAGGGCAAATTCCTCCTGGCCGAGGACTCCGCCCGCCTGCAGACCTTCTTCGACATCTGCCACGGGAAAAATTTCTACTTCCTGCTGGAATCCGCCTACCGCACCCGGTGA